The Magnetococcales bacterium genome includes a window with the following:
- a CDS encoding transposase zinc-binding domain-containing protein: protein TLKQIFQDNWEPFLLAFKHLVTIYVAYNVWKIMNCREPEGLGYATYACPDHPGETCHIPRSCKSRFCSVCAKIQIDGWVADMNRLFPN from the coding sequence ACACTCAAACAGATTTTTCAGGACAACTGGGAACCCTTTCTCCTCGCCTTCAAACACTTGGTCACCATCTATGTGGCTTACAACGTTTGGAAAATCATGAACTGCCGGGAACCGGAGGGGCTTGGTTACGCCACCTATGCCTGTCCCGACCACCCCGGAGAAACATGCCACATCCCCAGGTCTTGCAAAAGCCGTTTCTGCTCGGTCTGCGCCAAAATCCAAATTGATGGATGGGTTGCAGACATGAACCGCCTGTTCCCCAATTGA
- a CDS encoding two-component system response regulator gives MQQEAKLTILAVDDTPANIDVVKGVLSKTYLVQAAVHGKMALKIIERKKPDLILLDIMMPEMDGYEVCQRIKANEATRDIPVIFLTAKAEVEDEAKGLAVGAVDYITKPISPPILKERVKTHLELKTSRDLLLRQNDILEEKVVERTQQMEELQDVTMVAMGSLAEARDPETGNHIRRTQRYVKVLAEKLKTHPKFKDYLTPSIITTLFKSAPLHDIGKVGVPDHILLKPGRLTEEEFDEMKKHTIYGRDAIAAAEKSMSRADNFLLFAKEIAYYHQEKWNGSGYPEGLKEDDIPISARLMAVADVYDALISRRVYKPPFPHEKAVAIIEEGKGSHFDPDMVDAFLEVSQEFFAVAEEFGDSEEDLKAKAGIT, from the coding sequence ATGCAACAGGAAGCCAAGTTAACCATTCTTGCGGTCGATGACACCCCAGCCAATATCGATGTGGTCAAGGGAGTGCTCTCCAAGACCTATCTGGTGCAAGCTGCTGTCCATGGCAAAATGGCCCTCAAGATCATCGAACGCAAAAAACCCGACCTGATCCTTCTGGATATCATGATGCCGGAGATGGACGGCTATGAGGTGTGCCAACGGATCAAGGCCAATGAGGCCACCCGGGACATTCCGGTCATTTTTCTCACCGCCAAGGCCGAGGTGGAAGATGAAGCCAAGGGGCTTGCTGTCGGTGCCGTAGACTACATCACCAAACCTATCAGCCCACCGATTCTCAAGGAGCGCGTCAAAACCCACCTGGAGCTGAAGACCTCTCGGGATTTATTACTGCGTCAGAACGACATTCTTGAAGAAAAAGTCGTAGAACGCACCCAGCAGATGGAAGAGTTGCAGGATGTTACCATGGTGGCCATGGGCTCTTTGGCAGAGGCCCGGGATCCAGAGACAGGCAACCATATCCGCCGCACTCAACGCTATGTCAAAGTCCTTGCGGAAAAGCTCAAAACCCATCCCAAGTTCAAGGATTATCTCACCCCATCCATCATCACCACCCTCTTCAAATCCGCTCCCCTCCACGACATCGGCAAGGTGGGGGTTCCGGATCACATCCTGCTCAAGCCAGGACGTCTCACCGAGGAAGAGTTTGATGAGATGAAAAAACATACCATTTATGGCCGCGACGCCATTGCCGCTGCTGAAAAATCCATGAGCCGTGCAGATAATTTTTTACTTTTCGCCAAAGAGATCGCCTACTACCACCAGGAAAAATGGAACGGCAGCGGCTATCCGGAAGGCTTGAAGGAAGATGACATTCCCATTTCAGCACGTCTGATGGCGGTTGCTGATGTCTATGACGCCCTGATCAGCCGCCGGGTCTACAAGCCGCCATTTCCACACGAAAAAGCTGTGGCCATCATCGAAGAGGGCAAGGGGAGCCATTTTGACCCAGACATGGTGGATGCTTTTCTGGAGGTATCCCAAGAATTTTTTGCGGTTGCCGAGGAGTTTGGCGACTCTGAGGAAGATCTCAAAGCCAAGGCTGGCATCACCTGA
- a CDS encoding transporter substrate-binding domain-containing protein: protein MNTPYFQLNRAAALLPWLVGISLFLCLALSPPGLQAAPATTQVSKSATPLRTLDLTPEEKAWIAQNPKIRVHNETNWPPFNFAEEGQPKGYSIDYMNLLAQKAGLEVEYITGPSWNDFLEMMKARTLDVMLNIVKTPEREKYLLYTPPYAENPNTILSQRDTPYQNLEQLFGKTVSVPKGFFYEELLKRDYPLITVLPLKGTIETMKAVSFGQADAALGELAVFNHLLAHHMMSDLTVSGEVKMGDPELALLNIATHQDLPILASILIKGVQAITAKDKREIQRRWLTTTPIETLKRTPLTPEEKKWIEQHPTIRLGVDPAWPPFDYINALGAHDGIAAEVLDLLEQKLGINFQLVPNLSWNEVTEGAKRREIDVISLASQTPERRKFLKWSHPIVTMPIVAAARYDSPNIEDPAQLTPYRVVVAQGYAVVSYLRDKYPQIAFEEVPTPLDGLNQILENKADYYIGYQGSISYLIEQEGLLELKIAGITNLPPRRLSIAVRSDWPQLVALINKGLATIPPGKLSLIQNKWIPSLEKSSPSDHPKGESAGPSSENTLNSKWLMGSSVVVFLVLIFGTLILPRLVSDESIARIFGTLRFRIIAFSGMSLVAMVVSGLVWYTLSQNRKNTLENVRGDLQVALETTMDRLDSWVAERKNFMMQLGRDPELAAITRRLLMVPSTHEALKQSEALAEARAFFAKRKNEFGRIGFFIINPDTISIGSRRDSNLGSENLIARQKPELLERAFLGEAVFIPPIRSDVTLGQPKSKTANKLPLTMFFAAPIRDSDGSVIAVMTQRLLPEGQLSKIIQAGRIGQSGESYAFDFEGRMVSDSRFKSDLYEIGLLEPGEKAHGKIYVRDPGGNLLEGFRPEKTRDELPFTHMALNAIRQGWEMAENSVEAGHGHIVVDTNGYRDYRGVTVLGAWQWEQHLGLGITTEIDMEEALAGYFDLRQNLLIITGLTLLLSVALTMFTVLLGERATRTMARARDELEGKVLERTTELENIYERLNLALSSMSDGLFMLDEDLNFIFFNQRYLELLQLPEGLIDVGASVEKMVRHLAARENYGSLDVEFLIEQRLEAYRRRDTVRRELHVPGGTILDLRQAPTEGGGVVVTLSDVTEERRNAEVLQEREERVNMALDGGNLGFWDADLVSNKTIVNDLYREMMGLPEDADITHEEWINSIHPEDRDQVLTSGKNYREGLTHDYLVEYRAFTPSGEMKWFFSSGMIVARDKAGAPTRMVGVVRDETERKQTEEAIKKSRTNYELLSRCNEILFQATDTKQLLEKICQVIVDIFEAKFTWIGMAGGAPVAVDDTKNSFRILASHGADNGYVNFLTNDCPQDELKNYPEIKTMVHWAAIVLQNIETEWSHAGWIQETKNRGIGSSAFFPIFFNDNETGVLAIYSDSTDTFDEENVAILERLSQNISYGVKTLYSAHLRQEAEKSLNESKDQMDAILRNMNNIVYLKHPKENIIFANSRFEELVATPLEQLLGKKHRDLFPTSLVNQMEQAEKWVLQRGLSWEMELAFPGPDGERFFDTTFFPLGMTTVELPIICCIGTEITKRKQAEIKIAQSNRDLSTLSHANEIVLQATTEEDLLTQICRTIVQNNEKAMVWAGLARNDEQKTIQAVAHAGIEQGYLRKGGFSWDSESPTGQGPAGITIRSGQPHLVRDTKTELSFEPWREAALERNYHSVLALPLKDQEKTFGCLLVYSRETDGFESENIQALERLADNVSHGVISLRSEEARKEAERALLFTQHAVDHAAEAIFWMQTDGGRFTYVNNTACQRLGYSQAELLQMQIRDIDTAFPQKAVEDLLEKFRHQESITLESKHRTKDGRTFPVEMSASLAKCDSNEIIMAFTKDITERKEAEEGLKKAKEAAEDATRAKSDFLANMSHEIRTPMNAIIGMSHLALQTELTTKQRDYVTKTFNAANSLLGIINDILDFSKIEAGKMDMESAPFQLDEVLDNLASLITVKTREKGLEFLISPSPAVPNGLMGDPLRLSQILVNLANNAVKFTESGEVVIRIELMGEDGLPVTVGEEARLATELKDDHPVTLRFSVQDTGIGMTKEQIGRLFQAFSQADTSTTRKFGGTGLGLTISKRFVEMMNGKIWVESEPGHGSSFRFTAVFGRHGEAGTNARIVPEELHHLRVLVVDDSADSREILVNLLQGYSLTAEEVSSGEAAVKRLIEASAGGNPFDLVLMDWRMPGLDGIETTRTIQNLSEISVRPKIILVTAHGREEVRKQAEQVNLDGFLLKPVSASTLFDTIVSGVYGFETEKTSDKESSSRLGKEMVETIAGARILLVEDNEVNQQVASELLEQAQFVITIANNGQEGVDWVKRESFDAVLMDIQMPVMDGYEASRTIRGEEAFKELPIIAMTANAMAGDRERCLDAGMNDHVAKPIDPKEMYGALAKWIKPGEREIPEELLKKASQKSEEEEPLPELPGFDVERAVMRVGGSLKAYRKLLGRVLTSEGDVLERIQKSLDEGDQEGAIRGAHTLKGVSGNIGAVRLQEEAGKLEKCLKDGEDDALEGLFAVVAEILSETLETINIALAQQTATTSAAATLDPTQIKSLLEQLQNQIDDYDSAAADTSEKLALLVSGSPLENPASRLIKALDDYAFDQAEELVQEMSLTLPNLESSGSNDTGPSKEEMIESLESISSKIEGYDATAEEMVDELLNKVTEEELRSGLGKLKGFLGEYDFDGAAAFAGQLLASAREA from the coding sequence ATGAACACGCCCTATTTTCAATTGAACAGAGCTGCTGCCCTGCTCCCATGGCTTGTGGGCATATCGCTGTTCCTTTGCTTGGCACTCTCTCCTCCAGGGCTTCAAGCAGCTCCTGCGACCACTCAGGTCAGCAAATCAGCAACACCATTAAGGACACTGGATCTCACCCCTGAAGAAAAAGCCTGGATCGCTCAAAACCCCAAAATCCGTGTCCACAATGAGACCAACTGGCCCCCATTCAACTTTGCTGAGGAGGGCCAGCCCAAGGGATACTCCATCGACTATATGAATCTCCTGGCCCAAAAGGCTGGCCTGGAAGTGGAATATATCACCGGTCCTTCCTGGAATGACTTTTTGGAGATGATGAAGGCCCGCACCCTTGACGTGATGCTCAATATCGTCAAAACCCCTGAGCGGGAAAAATATCTACTCTACACCCCCCCCTATGCTGAAAACCCCAACACTATCCTGAGCCAGCGAGACACCCCCTATCAAAACCTGGAGCAACTTTTTGGCAAGACCGTCTCCGTGCCCAAGGGCTTTTTTTATGAGGAACTTTTAAAGCGGGACTATCCCCTCATCACCGTCCTGCCTTTAAAAGGCACCATCGAAACCATGAAAGCGGTAAGCTTCGGCCAGGCAGATGCAGCGTTGGGGGAGCTGGCCGTGTTCAATCATCTCCTGGCCCACCATATGATGAGTGATCTCACGGTCTCCGGCGAGGTCAAAATGGGAGACCCGGAACTGGCGCTGCTCAACATCGCCACCCATCAGGATCTGCCCATTCTCGCATCGATTCTCATCAAGGGGGTCCAGGCGATCACCGCCAAGGATAAACGGGAAATCCAACGCCGTTGGCTGACCACCACCCCCATCGAAACCCTGAAACGCACCCCCCTCACCCCAGAGGAAAAAAAGTGGATTGAGCAGCACCCGACAATTCGCCTGGGTGTGGATCCGGCTTGGCCACCCTTTGACTATATCAACGCTTTGGGAGCCCATGACGGCATTGCCGCCGAAGTGCTCGACCTCCTTGAGCAAAAACTCGGCATCAACTTTCAGCTGGTGCCAAACCTCTCCTGGAATGAAGTGACTGAAGGGGCAAAAAGACGGGAGATAGACGTCATCTCTTTGGCTTCACAAACCCCCGAGCGGCGAAAATTTTTAAAATGGTCCCACCCCATTGTCACCATGCCCATCGTAGCCGCAGCCCGCTACGACAGCCCCAATATCGAAGACCCTGCACAACTCACCCCATATCGAGTGGTGGTGGCCCAAGGTTATGCCGTTGTCTCCTACCTGCGGGATAAATATCCCCAGATCGCCTTTGAGGAAGTCCCGACTCCCCTGGATGGGCTCAATCAGATTCTGGAAAATAAAGCGGATTACTATATCGGTTATCAGGGCTCCATCAGCTATCTGATTGAGCAGGAAGGATTGCTGGAGCTTAAAATTGCCGGGATAACCAATCTTCCCCCCCGAAGACTCTCCATTGCGGTGCGTTCCGACTGGCCCCAACTGGTGGCCCTGATCAACAAGGGACTTGCGACCATTCCTCCGGGAAAGCTTTCCCTCATTCAAAACAAATGGATCCCCTCCCTGGAAAAATCATCCCCTTCAGATCACCCGAAAGGGGAGAGTGCTGGCCCATCTTCAGAAAACACACTCAATTCCAAGTGGCTCATGGGCAGCAGCGTGGTGGTGTTTTTGGTGCTGATTTTTGGCACCCTGATCTTACCTCGGCTGGTCTCCGATGAATCCATCGCCCGCATTTTTGGCACCCTGCGCTTTCGCATCATCGCTTTTTCCGGCATGAGCCTGGTGGCCATGGTGGTGTCCGGCCTGGTCTGGTACACCCTTTCCCAAAACCGCAAAAATACCCTGGAAAATGTGCGTGGTGATCTTCAAGTGGCGCTTGAAACCACCATGGACCGGCTCGATTCCTGGGTGGCGGAACGGAAAAATTTCATGATGCAACTGGGGCGGGATCCGGAGCTTGCTGCCATCACCCGGCGGCTGCTCATGGTTCCCTCCACCCATGAAGCGTTAAAACAGTCTGAAGCGTTGGCTGAAGCCAGAGCCTTTTTCGCCAAGAGGAAGAATGAATTCGGCCGGATCGGTTTTTTCATCATCAACCCGGACACCATTTCCATCGGCTCCCGCCGGGATTCGAACCTCGGTAGCGAAAATCTGATTGCCCGACAAAAACCGGAACTCCTGGAGCGGGCATTCCTTGGAGAAGCGGTCTTTATTCCCCCCATCCGCTCTGACGTAACTCTAGGTCAACCCAAATCAAAAACAGCCAACAAGCTACCTCTCACCATGTTTTTTGCCGCTCCCATCCGAGATTCGGACGGCTCGGTCATTGCGGTGATGACCCAACGGCTGCTACCGGAAGGGCAGCTCTCCAAAATCATACAAGCCGGGCGCATCGGCCAGTCCGGTGAGAGCTATGCCTTTGATTTTGAAGGACGCATGGTCTCTGACAGCCGATTCAAATCAGATCTCTACGAGATTGGTCTTTTGGAGCCGGGAGAAAAAGCCCACGGAAAAATTTATGTGCGCGACCCCGGGGGCAATCTGCTCGAAGGGTTCCGCCCTGAAAAAACCAGAGACGAGCTCCCCTTCACCCATATGGCCCTGAACGCCATTCGCCAAGGCTGGGAAATGGCTGAAAACAGTGTCGAAGCCGGGCATGGGCACATTGTCGTCGACACCAACGGCTATCGGGATTATCGAGGCGTTACAGTTTTGGGGGCGTGGCAGTGGGAACAGCATCTGGGATTGGGAATAACCACTGAGATCGATATGGAGGAGGCATTGGCCGGCTATTTTGACCTGCGCCAAAACCTGCTGATCATCACCGGTCTCACCCTGCTCCTCTCCGTCGCGCTGACCATGTTTACCGTCCTCTTGGGAGAACGGGCCACCCGCACCATGGCCCGTGCCCGGGATGAACTGGAAGGGAAGGTTCTGGAGCGCACCACTGAGCTTGAAAATATCTACGAACGCCTGAACCTGGCCCTCTCCAGCATGTCCGATGGACTCTTCATGCTGGATGAAGATCTCAACTTTATTTTTTTCAACCAACGTTACCTGGAGCTGCTGCAACTGCCCGAGGGTCTGATTGACGTTGGGGCATCCGTAGAAAAGATGGTGCGTCATCTGGCCGCCCGTGAAAACTATGGCTCCCTCGATGTGGAATTTTTAATCGAGCAGCGCTTGGAAGCCTATCGACGTCGGGATACCGTCCGCCGAGAACTCCATGTCCCGGGTGGCACCATACTCGACCTGCGCCAAGCCCCCACCGAAGGGGGGGGCGTGGTGGTCACTCTTTCCGACGTCACCGAAGAGAGACGCAATGCCGAGGTTCTCCAGGAGCGTGAGGAACGGGTCAACATGGCGCTCGACGGTGGCAATCTGGGCTTCTGGGATGCCGATCTGGTCTCTAACAAAACCATAGTCAACGATCTCTACCGGGAGATGATGGGTCTGCCGGAAGATGCCGATATCACCCATGAGGAGTGGATTAACTCTATCCATCCGGAGGATCGGGACCAGGTTCTCACTTCCGGGAAAAATTATCGGGAAGGTTTGACCCACGACTATCTGGTGGAATATCGCGCTTTTACACCAAGCGGTGAGATGAAATGGTTTTTTTCCAGCGGCATGATCGTAGCCCGAGACAAAGCGGGGGCTCCCACACGGATGGTGGGTGTGGTACGGGACGAAACCGAACGCAAGCAAACCGAAGAGGCGATAAAAAAATCCCGGACCAATTATGAACTCTTAAGCCGCTGCAACGAAATTCTCTTTCAGGCCACCGATACCAAACAGCTGCTCGAAAAAATTTGCCAAGTTATCGTCGATATCTTCGAAGCCAAATTTACCTGGATCGGTATGGCTGGTGGAGCCCCCGTAGCGGTCGATGATACAAAAAATTCCTTCCGTATTCTGGCCTCCCATGGCGCTGATAACGGTTATGTCAATTTTTTAACCAACGACTGCCCACAAGACGAACTGAAAAACTATCCTGAAATCAAAACCATGGTCCACTGGGCAGCCATCGTTTTGCAAAATATCGAGACTGAATGGAGCCACGCCGGCTGGATCCAGGAGACCAAAAATCGCGGGATAGGTTCGAGCGCTTTTTTCCCAATTTTTTTCAATGACAACGAAACAGGGGTCTTGGCCATCTATTCCGATTCGACGGATACCTTTGATGAGGAAAACGTCGCCATTCTCGAACGGCTTTCACAAAACATCTCCTATGGAGTCAAAACCCTCTACTCTGCCCATTTGCGACAAGAGGCGGAAAAGAGCCTCAACGAGTCCAAGGACCAGATGGATGCGATATTGAGAAACATGAACAATATCGTCTATCTCAAACATCCCAAAGAGAATATCATATTCGCCAACAGCCGTTTTGAAGAGCTGGTCGCCACTCCCTTGGAACAACTCCTGGGCAAAAAGCATCGTGATCTCTTCCCTACCTCCTTGGTAAACCAAATGGAGCAGGCCGAAAAGTGGGTATTGCAGCGAGGGCTCTCCTGGGAGATGGAACTGGCCTTTCCTGGCCCTGATGGAGAACGGTTTTTCGATACCACATTCTTTCCCTTGGGCATGACCACAGTCGAACTTCCCATCATCTGTTGTATCGGCACCGAGATTACCAAACGCAAACAGGCGGAGATCAAAATTGCTCAATCCAACCGGGATCTGAGCACCTTAAGCCACGCCAACGAAATCGTGCTTCAAGCCACCACCGAAGAAGATCTGCTCACCCAGATCTGCCGAACCATTGTCCAAAACAACGAAAAAGCCATGGTATGGGCTGGTCTGGCTCGCAACGATGAACAAAAAACCATCCAGGCCGTCGCCCATGCCGGGATCGAACAGGGCTATCTCAGGAAGGGGGGATTTTCCTGGGACAGTGAATCCCCCACAGGTCAGGGGCCAGCGGGAATAACGATCCGAAGTGGTCAACCCCATCTGGTTCGAGACACCAAAACCGAACTCAGCTTCGAGCCCTGGCGGGAGGCCGCTCTGGAGCGAAACTACCACTCAGTCCTTGCCCTCCCCCTGAAAGATCAGGAAAAAACCTTCGGCTGCCTGTTGGTTTATTCCCGGGAGACAGATGGCTTTGAGAGTGAAAACATCCAAGCACTGGAGCGCCTGGCGGACAACGTCTCCCACGGGGTCATCTCCCTGCGCTCCGAGGAGGCCCGCAAGGAAGCCGAGAGAGCCCTTCTCTTCACCCAACACGCCGTGGACCATGCCGCAGAGGCGATCTTCTGGATGCAGACCGATGGTGGCCGTTTTACCTATGTCAACAATACCGCCTGCCAAAGGTTGGGCTATTCCCAGGCAGAGCTACTCCAGATGCAGATTCGGGATATCGATACCGCTTTTCCCCAGAAAGCGGTGGAGGATCTGTTGGAAAAATTTCGCCATCAGGAGAGCATCACCCTGGAATCCAAACACCGAACCAAGGATGGCCGTACCTTTCCCGTGGAAATGAGTGCCTCTCTGGCCAAATGTGATAGCAATGAGATCATCATGGCTTTCACCAAAGATATCACCGAGCGAAAAGAGGCTGAGGAAGGGCTGAAAAAAGCCAAAGAAGCTGCTGAAGACGCCACTCGGGCCAAAAGTGACTTTTTGGCCAACATGAGCCACGAAATCCGCACCCCCATGAACGCCATCATCGGCATGAGCCACCTGGCGTTGCAGACTGAACTCACCACCAAGCAGCGGGATTATGTTACCAAAACATTCAATGCAGCCAACTCCCTGCTCGGTATTATCAACGATATTCTCGACTTCTCCAAAATTGAAGCGGGCAAAATGGACATGGAGTCCGCCCCCTTCCAACTGGATGAAGTGTTGGACAATCTGGCCAGCCTGATCACTGTCAAAACCCGTGAAAAGGGGCTGGAATTTCTCATCTCCCCCAGCCCCGCTGTTCCCAACGGCCTGATGGGAGATCCCTTACGTCTGAGCCAGATTTTGGTCAACCTCGCCAACAATGCGGTCAAATTTACCGAATCCGGAGAGGTGGTCATCCGCATCGAGTTGATGGGGGAGGACGGTCTGCCGGTCACTGTGGGAGAAGAGGCCAGGCTGGCCACAGAACTGAAAGATGACCACCCCGTTACCCTGCGTTTTTCAGTACAGGATACCGGTATCGGCATGACCAAGGAGCAGATAGGCCGCCTGTTCCAGGCCTTCTCCCAAGCGGACACCTCCACTACCCGCAAGTTTGGCGGTACCGGTCTGGGACTCACCATCAGCAAGCGCTTTGTGGAGATGATGAACGGCAAGATCTGGGTGGAAAGCGAGCCCGGACATGGCAGTTCCTTCCGCTTTACGGCTGTCTTTGGCCGTCACGGTGAGGCTGGAACCAATGCCCGGATCGTACCCGAGGAACTTCATCACCTCAGGGTACTGGTAGTAGACGATAGCGCCGACTCCCGGGAAATTTTGGTCAATTTGCTCCAAGGCTATTCCCTGACAGCTGAAGAGGTCTCATCAGGTGAGGCTGCCGTGAAACGATTGATCGAAGCTTCGGCGGGAGGCAACCCCTTCGACCTGGTACTCATGGATTGGAGAATGCCTGGATTGGACGGTATCGAAACCACCCGGACCATCCAAAATCTGTCGGAAATTTCAGTACGACCCAAAATAATCCTGGTCACCGCCCATGGTCGGGAGGAAGTGCGCAAACAGGCTGAGCAGGTGAATCTGGATGGCTTTCTCTTGAAACCTGTCTCTGCCTCGACCCTGTTCGACACCATCGTCAGTGGGGTGTACGGCTTTGAGACAGAAAAAACCTCTGATAAGGAGAGCTCATCACGCTTGGGCAAAGAGATGGTGGAAACCATCGCCGGTGCCCGCATTTTGCTGGTGGAAGACAACGAGGTCAATCAACAGGTGGCCTCCGAACTATTGGAACAGGCCCAATTTGTCATCACCATCGCCAACAACGGCCAGGAAGGGGTCGATTGGGTCAAGCGGGAATCCTTCGATGCGGTATTGATGGATATCCAGATGCCGGTGATGGATGGCTATGAAGCCAGCCGTACCATTCGTGGGGAGGAGGCCTTCAAGGAACTTCCCATCATCGCCATGACCGCCAACGCCATGGCCGGGGATCGGGAGCGCTGTCTCGATGCTGGCATGAACGACCATGTAGCCAAGCCCATTGATCCCAAGGAGATGTATGGTGCCTTGGCCAAGTGGATCAAGCCGGGAGAGCGGGAAATCCCGGAAGAGCTTTTGAAAAAAGCCTCCCAAAAATCCGAGGAGGAGGAACCCCTGCCAGAGCTGCCTGGATTTGATGTGGAACGGGCTGTCATGCGGGTGGGGGGAAGTCTAAAGGCCTATCGCAAGCTTCTGGGCCGGGTGCTCACCAGCGAAGGGGATGTGTTGGAACGCATCCAAAAAAGCCTGGATGAAGGCGACCAGGAAGGGGCTATCCGGGGGGCACACACCCTGAAGGGAGTCTCTGGCAATATCGGTGCGGTGAGACTCCAGGAAGAGGCCGGAAAACTGGAAAAATGCCTCAAGGATGGGGAAGATGATGCGTTGGAAGGGTTGTTTGCAGTGGTGGCTGAAATTCTCTCGGAAACCCTGGAAACCATCAACATTGCCTTAGCCCAACAAACCGCCACCACCTCTGCTGCGGCCACCCTGGATCCAACCCAAATCAAGAGCCTGCTGGAACAATTGCAAAACCAGATCGACGACTACGACTCCGCCGCTGCAGATACCTCTGAAAAGCTGGCCTTGCTGGTGTCAGGCTCCCCCCTGGAAAACCCCGCTTCCCGACTGATCAAGGCCCTTGATGACTACGCCTTTGATCAAGCTGAAGAACTGGTCCAGGAGATGTCTCTGACTCTCCCGAATCTTGAATCATCCGGAAGCAACGATACCGGACCATCCAAAGAGGAGATGATCGAAAGCCTTGAATCGATTTCCAGTAAAATTGAAGGTTATGATGCCACAGCTGAGGAAATGGTGGATGAACTCCTCAACAAGGTGACCGAAGAGGAGTTGCGCTCTGGGCTCGGAAAGCTGAAAGGCTTCTTGGGAGAGTATGATTTCGATGGAGCGGCGGCCTTTGCGGGACAGCTTTTGGCAAGCGCTCGTGAGGCTTGA